From the Hordeum vulgare subsp. vulgare chromosome 1H, MorexV3_pseudomolecules_assembly, whole genome shotgun sequence genome, the window ttaAAATGTTTGcagttttagaaaaatgtttgtacaataagaaaagtccatgatctcaaatacaattccatgtattaaaaatgattaaaggcatttaacaaaatgctttctaattcaaaatatgttaatgcatttaaaaaatgtcttaaaattttaaaaatagctaatgcctgttttgatagtttctttttttatttaaaattttccgttccatttttgtttatttataatttaaataatttagaattacaaaaacttttgcatactgacgaatttttattttgaattaaaaataggatcCAAAAAAGCGGCGgaatttttaatttttaatttgtttattcagaaaaagttcatgcatttcaaaaaatgtttgtgaatttaaaataaaatcctccaacataaaaaattatgttcatcttttcttgaattggtcgccaattcaaagaATAATATctaaacccgttcgaaatataaaaaatattcacgatttttaagaaatgtttgtaaattgtaaaaaagattctcgattttaaaattgtttccttatttataaaattgttcacgaaagatgtaatgtatgtagttaaacattaatgcttctaagtctatgTGACAATATACTTGTGTAAATTTTAAAGAATTAaatgttggatggatcggattattattgtatgttttctaaaaaaattcttaaaattcagaataaatctttgagttaccaagatttttgacaaccatgatatatattttttgaaaatgtaaagattgcttcaacttgtgaataaatttgaaagaagaaacattttcttgcatttgtgcacaaaatttcttAATCAAGCAATGATATATGAATATAATGTAATCATCATGATTGGAGATTATTTTTCTTCCATGCCAACGCACGGACCATTTTGCTAGTCTCCACTCAAAAGGTAAACAGAAAGGAGAGGGGACGAGACAAGGCCGTCAAAGTCTGGCCGTCGCCTTCAGCACACCCCCCTCCGCCGACCATCCGGCGAGTGGCAGCGGCTCAACGTCGTCGTGATCCACAAGAAGAATCGGGGGACGGGGACTTACTAGATGAATCGCTGCCTGCCGCCTTTATTCCATTTCCATGTACGTGGATAGGGGAGAACAACCAATAATGCACCCGGCGCCCCCTGCTCCTGCTGGCTGGCATGCACAAGGAAAATTCCTACTACTGAAATCCTTCGGATCAGAAGAGGCCCCGAAGGATTCTCTTTAAACACCTGCTTATTCAAGCCAAAGATACAAAAAGATGGAAAGACCGAGCGTCAAACGAACATAGGTATTATACATCTGAAAACAGGGTGCGCTGGAAGGACCACCTTCAGTTTTGGGGCAtccatttttctttctctttttgtcAAACGAGGACGACGGCCGGATAGCTCTTATCATTGAGATAATGATGGAACTAACACAAAATACCAGCATCCTTTACGTGCCAAACTGAAAGTAAAGCCTAGGCTAGGAGGAGGAGCTTTCCAGGGCACGCTTACTGCTACCCACCCAAAACACACTTTAAACTTCACAACCCCACAAAGGGCTGCCAAAACAGACCATCTCTGGATCTCTATCACCAGGAAAGGCACAACAGGACCAAAAGGAGCGCCAAATTGGTGGCAGTTCAATCTGCAACTAGCAATGGAGGAGGGCATCCAAGTTGCACAACAGATCTATCCTAGTAAAAAAGAAACTGGAAATTTAGAGATGGCCACCCTCAACTGACAGAAGTAAAAAAGAAGGCGCAACTCATGTAATTTAGAGATGGTAGATGATGCATAGCTTTCCCTCCCCCCTCACTAAACAAGTAAACCCTACATACTGAAAGCTGAATATTGCCCTCTCAATAAAGATACTGAAAAGATGAAAGGAATATTCAAGCTGTTTTCCTATTCAATCTTATGCCTTCTGGGGAACATTGTTATCTTGACAAAAAGAGATGATTCTCCTTTTTATGCTTCAGTCACCGAGGATATGTAAGGAGCACAACGCTTTTGGTCTGAGCATCAGATGACCAAACCAGATATTTTGCCAGTATAGGAAACCACTAAAGCCAGGAGGACATGTATAAGCACAATGGTGTTATGTCAGCCTGCTTGCCTCCTAGACGTTTTTCTAGCATGGAGGGTATAGCCTTCGCTTAGCGAAGGGATGATCACTGTGAAAGAGACATCATTAAGTACTAGAGATGACAGTTAGTGTATGTTGTGTCTCTTTTGTGTCACATCTCTAGGTGATATGAAGGACAACCTGAAGTAAGGAAGGTATATATGCatatttacccccccccccccccatgtgaAGGAAGGACCAACTGGATTCGACTTTGCTAGTACATAGAATCCTTATCATCACGTGAATACACGTAACAGTCAACTTTCTACAAAACTTTTCATATGCCATATCAATAATATCCGGAGGTAGTTTAGGCCTTGTGTGTACGGACCCATGACCTGTTTCTCCAGTTCTACTCAACTAATAGTTTAATTTGTGCACATAACAAATAACTGAATGGATTGTTGGGTTGGCCCAATCGGCCCAAACTTTCATCCTTACGTATGGATAGGCTAACCTGTCGAATAAAACTGAAGAATAAAACAGAATGGTAttatagaaaactggccgaaaaTTCTAAAACACATGATGGTCTGCAGTGCTGCATAAATATTTTTAAGGCAAGGGTGAAAATCAAACCAACACCAGAGCAAAGATTGTCGGAATATGTTAAATAATAACAGTAACACAGTGAAGATTAAGCTAGTCTAGATAAACTACCTTACATCTTTGCTAAAACTTGCACAGAACATAACGAAGGCTTCAAGAAGATGCATGCAGCTGACCTTTTCAGTGATACCAAAAGAGTGGTGGTCCAACATAGAGTATCGTTGCAACTTGGCAGGTCCCAGCAGAAACAATTCACCCTGTAAACAATACTATTAACGTGACAAAGCTCTAGACCCTGAGTGCAATTAAGTGGGTCGCAGGCATATGTTTCCTGTTGCTACCAGTCTATTTATGTAATCCCTGAATTAGAATGGAACAATGACCCTAAGATATAAGGAACATGAGTTTTCAGAAGGGAAAAAAAATCTGTTAATGCTGTGCAAGTGCATTACAAGCCAACAACAAAACAATATGAGAAGATATCTAAAAGAAGTTACATAGGAAAAAGTACTTAGTATGACTAAATGTGCAGTTGTAATGAAGAGCCTAAACACGTTAAGTACACCTATATGTTCAGCGCCACTAGATTGTTAGGCCCAGAAGTATGGTATTATGTCAAAAGAGGTTGCAACCAAAGGAATGCGCTAAAATCACCCACAGTTCACAAGCTTGTTCCAGAATTCCACAGCAATGCTAATAATCAGATGGCTTAAACATGCACGCCAAAATATCTACAGCCTGACTATTTCATAAAGTTCAGGACCAAAGCGACGTGTATACCATGACATGACGCTAGTATCAAAACTTTTGAAAGGTGAATAAGACAACCCCGGTCGCGCAATACAAGTAGTTCACTCATGCACCAGCACCAGCCCCGTGCTGGCTGGCATGCACAAGGAAAACGATCAATCACACTTCACACGGGTTCCTTCCAACTTCACAGATCAAGGGTTAATTTGCGGTAATGTCAAAATATAAACATAGAATTCCTACGTCATGTCCTTTTGAATCCATTATGACTTTGGTTTGTTTGATCGTCTCACACTAAAATAAACTATTCTTTCCAAAAGCTTTGAGTGGATGCTAAATGCTCTATAAAATGCAGTACAAACGAATCTTTAGGAAAAAATTCTGTATGATTCAATCCTACAAATCAAACAACCAGCATAAAAGAAAATTCCTAAATATTCCAATCCTTCATAATTCCTATGAAAATCCTTTGAATCAAAAAAGCCCACCAAAGGATTTCGTCACCGGCTTACTCCAGCCAAAGATACACGAAAAAGGAAAGGCCAAGTGTCAAACGAAAACATACATATTATACATCTGAAAACAGAACTACGCTGGAAGTATCATCTTCAGTTTTGAGGCTCCATCGATCGGGAGAAACTGATGATCATTCTGATACAGGGCATCCATTCTTTCTTTCTCTTGTCAAACGACCGAGACGGCCGGATTACACTATCATTGGGATAACGGAACAACAAAAGGTATCAGCATCCTTTACGTGCCAAACTCAAAGTAAAGCCTAAGCTGGGAGTTTTTTCTGCCTGAAAGACCCAAAGAACGCACTGCTGAACTTCTTCACGACGGCACAGAGGGCCGCCAAAACAGATAATCTCTGGATTTCTATCACCAGGAAAGCACACGGCCAAAAGGAATGCCAATTGGTACCAGTTCAATCAGGAACTAGCAATAGGGCATCCAAGTTGGGGAACAATTCTATCACAAGTGGTTCATCTAGTAAACCAAGTGTCAGAGTGGATTGTTTTTCCCCGTCATGCAACCATACCCACATCGAATGCCCCCGGATCTCCATGGAAAAACGCACGCATATGACAATGATCTGTATACCTAATTTGCAATCCTTGTAGTCGCCCTCACTAGACACAGATCTGGTTggtcacacacaaaaaacaatTGAGCAAAAGAGAGGCCTTGCTCTCCGATTTCATTCAAAGAAACCATATGGTCTTACACAAACTACACACCCCAACCACATTACCACTAGTAAGCCCAAAAGAAAGGTCACACAAAATTTGACATAAGCAATACAAAAACAACATTACTTACGTATTTTTGTGATGGTCACAGATCCATATGATTTCTCTTTCTTCGCTAAACAAGTAAAGGATCAAAGTTGGACTAGCAAAACGTACAACGAAACACAGCTAGCTTCACACTAAAAGGTGAATATTGTCAAAAAGATGAAAGGAATATTCAAAACATTTTCGTATTCAATCTTATGCGTTCTGGAGAGGGAACATTGTTATCTTGACAAAAGAGATGCGTGCTTCTCCTTTTATGTTTGAGTCACCGAGGATATGTAAGGAGCACAGATCTTCTTTGGTCTGAGTATCCAAGTATCAAACCAGATATTTTGCCTCTATAGGCAACCACTAAAGCCACAAGGGCATATACAAGTACAATGGGTATATGTCAGCCTGCTTATGGGGCCTCAGGAATGTAAGAATAGGAAAAACATATGATTTGAGTAGCATGTCCTCTTGAATCCTATAGCATAGGAAAACTACGGGAATTTGGATTAAAGAATGTTTGGAAACACAGGAAAAATAAACAGAGTACAAATGAAACCTAAGAAAAAATTCCTAAGGATATCAATCCTGTGAATCAAACGACTAATGTAGATTTTTTGTCCCTAAAGATTCAACCTGCCCAAAGACCCTATAAAATTCATTTGAATCAAAGAAGCCCTATACATTTTTCTAGGTGGTATGGATGACAACCTGAGGTAAACAAGGTATATATTCatatttaccccccccccccccatgtgaAGAAAGAACGAGTGGATTCTACTTTGCTATCACAGAGCAGTAAGTGGATTCTACTTTGCTATCGCAGAGCAGTAAATAGAATCCTTATCATCAAATGGATACACGTAGCAGTCAACTTTGTAAAGTTTCTACAAAACTTCCCATATGCCATATAAATAATATCCGCAGGTAGTTCAGAAATTGTGCTATAGTCCTGTAGGGATGCAAATGGACGGACCCACTGGCTATTTTATCTATCTAATAGTATAATTCTACAGTTCTACTTAACTGATACTTCTGCAGGTACCTAACCAATAGTTTACTTTGTGCACATAGCAAATAGCTGGACGGGTTGTGGAGTTGGCCCAATCAGCCCAAACTTGCATCCTTATGTATGGATAGGAGAGCCTATCGAATAAAACTGAATTGTTCCACTAGAAAAAGAATAGAACAGAATGGTATTGTAGAAAAATggcaaaaagaaaaactaaaacacatGATGGCCTGCTGTGCTGGATAACTAATTTTTAGGCACAGTTAAAAATAAAGCCAACACAAAAGCAAACTACCTTAAATAAGCAATATCAGCAACACAGTGAAGAGATGCAATGATTAAGCTAGTGCCGGTCCAGATAAACTACCTTAGCTCTTTGCTAAAAGTTGCACAGAACATAACAATGGCTTCAAGAGGATGCAGGCAGCTCACTTTTTCGGCAATAAACAGGAGAGTCATGGCCTTGTTCCAACGTAGAGTATCACTGCAACTTGGCAGGTCCCAGTAGAAAAAAATCACTTTGTAAACGACACTAATGTGACCAGGCTCCTGGCCTGAGTGCAATTAAGTGGGTTGCAAGCATATGTTTCCAATTCCTACTAGTCCATCTCTGTAATGCCTGAATTTGAATAAAATTATGACCCAAGGAATATGAATTTTCAGAAGGGGAAACATCTTTTAATGCTGTGCAAACGCATTACATGCCAACAAGAAAACAATATCAGCGGATATCTCAAAAAAGTACAAGGGAAAGTACTTAATACCACTAAGCATGCAGTTGAAACGAAGAACCTAAGCACGTTAAGTACACCTAAATATTCAGAAATATGGTGCCCATTATTTATCTACAAAGAGGTTGTGACCGAACTATCGCCCACAACTCGCAAGCTCGTTCCATTATACCAAAACCATGCTAATAACCAGATGGCTTAAGCATGCATGTCGAAATATCTACGGCCCGACTACTCCATAAAGTTCAGGATCTAATCGACAAATATCAAGGTCGTTACGTGTATACAGGTGACGCACGGCATGACGCTAGTATCAAAACTTTTGAAAGGTGAATAAGACAACCCTCATCGCGCAATACAAGTAGTTCGTGCAAGTAGTTCATACATACACACAATTTGTTTCAGGTCTGTAGAGAGCTAGGTTGACAAAATAACAGACAAGGCTAAGGCTGTTAATTGGTAGTCCTCCTCCAGTATATGTCTGCAGCGGATCCATTGGTTGTGGCTCATGTTATGCAAGATGTGCTTGATCCATTTACATCAACCGTTCCATTAAGGATAGCCTACAACAATAGGCTAGTTCTGGCAGGTGCTGAGCTAAGACCATCTGCAATTGTAAGTAAGCCACGAGTTGATATCGGTGGCAGTGACATGAGAGTTCTACACACCCTGGTAAGGTTCTAACTCTAGTAGTGGACAATATATGCAAATACTTTGGTAGGTCTCATAGATGATTATTTTACTCCTAACAAACTCAAATGAATTATATGTTAACTTTTTTGAGTTTGTCTTTGACTTCAAAAGATATTGGTGGATCCAGACGCTCCAAGCCCAAGTCACCCATCACTAAGGGAGTACTTGCACTGGTAAATCAAATGCAACATTTTCTTATTCTCGCCAATACGATTCCAAACCCTCCACCCATATGTTTTCTGCCCCAAAACTTTCGATATATGCTTCCTATTTAATTTGCTCTGATTATGATATACCTCCACTCCTGTGTAGGATGGTGTCAGACATCCCTGGAACAACTGGTGCCAGCTTTGGTATGATGTCATGCATAACAATTTGTTCAATGTGATTTTTAGTATTAGCTGAATTTTGTTGACGCGGAAATCAGGCCATGCTAAGTTCTTTCCCACAAACCTGTGGACTACCACATAATAAACAAAGTGGATACAAGTTAATTCAATTTTGCCCATCCTTAACACCAATATATCTTAAACCTACACAAAGAATAACTATCAACAGCGTAAAATGACATTCATATGCTTTGCAAATGAAATGAAGAACTTTGAGACAAGGCCATTGTACAGCCTTTTTCCAAGAAACAAGGATTCTTAAAATAGTGGCATATTTATATCTACTGTTATCTTAATTTGTTTttcacatgcacaaacacaaaattcaTGCAATCAATAATATAATTCAATCATACATAGGTTTCGAAGAGTTTGCTTTGTATGGTTTACTTGCAACTAACATATACAGCAGAATAAAGGCTACCCATGTATATGGAGATTAAGTAAAACTCTTAGTTGCCTAGAACCGAAGAGAGTAAACTTCATTCCAGATAAATGACTAGATGTTTCCACCCAGTTGAATTACCCTTTAAATTCTTAACTAATTAATACTGGGGTGCTTTTGCAGGCCGAGAGCTTGTAGTTTATGAAAGACCAGAACCAAGATCTGGTATCCACCGGATGGTATTTGTGCTGTTCCAGCAACTAGGCAGGGGTACAGTTTTTGCACCAGACGTCCGACAAAACTTCAGCTGCAGGAACTTTGCACGGCAGTACCACCTAAACGTTGTGGCTGCCTCATATTTCAACTGTCAAAGGGAAGGTGGATCAGGCGGAAGAAGGTTTAGGCCAGAAAGTTCTCAAGGGGAGTAGAGATCAGATACTAGTATAGTACAGAGTACAGACCACTGTATGCTGTACTGTAATGTTGCATCACAAATAATGTGCAGTATATAGAATGCCTTGTATCATCTAAGTATGCAGCATTATATGTATCTTCAGCTATGATGAACCTGATGGTATATATCTCAGTCATTAGTTAATCATCTGATCATGGAAAGTATTGTCCAGGGTACACAAAAGATAAACTCATTCATTTTACAACTTTTAGTTAAGCTTAACTAGTTTATAGTTATGAGCACCTGCTTTGCATTTCAACGAGTTCTACTGAATAAATCAACACACTGTACATCATCAAAGGTGTTTTGAAAGAAAGCCCAAGATATTTTAGACGAAAGGCAATATTGGTAAACTTTGTAATAAAGCCTACAAGTGGCAAGTTAAACCCCAAGGTAGGTCCAATGTTCACATTTATTCCTTATTCAAAGCAACAGGGGTGCTGGGCATTCACACCATTACATCAAACACATAAAGTTAAAACATAATATTACAGGACCCCAAGAGCAGTCATAAACTTACAGCAGAAGCGTATCATCCAGAGGAAACCGGTCATTTCTTCCCAAGGTGGCATACCTCCACCAGTTCCCAGGACTCCAAGCTTCTATCCTCAGTGTCCGTTCGATAAAGTGCGAGCTCGGAGATCTCGAACTGAAGTCCGCACAATTCACTGTCCATCTCCTCTACCTTCTTCCTTGCTGCTTCCTTCTCCTCGTCTGTCAGATCCCCATACAGGAGGCTGACATGCGGCATATATGCTGCAATTTTGTAGACCATGAACCAATTTGTCATCAATTCGTTGTGGTTCAGAAACGAAATACAGGCAGTCAGGTAGCACTACACTCACGGGTTGATCTCTGAAACCCAAAGTGGGCGCAGAAGTGGTCGCTCGTCTGGATCACCTGGAACATTCAGATAACTTGACATGAGAAGAAGTGCAGAACAAATCATCAGGGAAAAATAATAACTGAAGACGCATTTGCAATCACAGGTGTGGCTTCGAAACGTTGAGCAAACCATGCTTCAGAACGCATCCACCTCTCGATCCGCGCTTGGGGAAGGAGGATCAAAGCTAGGGGGCTGACCTCGGGGGTGGGCTCGAGGAGGAGGTAGACGCACTGGTAGAAGAGGTCGCCGCGGGCGACGCTGGTGACGCGGGCGGTGTAGGGGCCGACGCCGGCTGCGGCCGCGGCGGCGCGGAGGGCCTGGATTGCGGCGGGGCGGCGCATGCGCACGGCGCCGACGACGGTGGCGTGCGGCTCGAAGGGCGGGCCGCCGTGCGCGGCGCGGAGGCCGGCCATGAGGCCGCGGAAGCGGTCGCGGACGGGCTCCGGCGGGAGGGCCCACACGGAGTACACCTCCTCCGGCGACTGGTCGGTGGGGTCCATGCGGTGCGGGCTGGGCCTGAGCGGCGGGGTCGGAGTCGGAGGTGGCGCTTGGGCCGAATGCGGGGTGCGAAGCCGAATATGCTTTGCTGAAGAGGTGATCATCACTGGAAAGGAGATTAATAATGGAGCCGGTGCTGCGATTTTGTTCCGTACGGTGCCTTCCACCGATGGGACACTGACTGTGGGGTCCCGGGTTTCAAATGGAGTTTTCGGGGCCACCGGCAGACGGAGGCGGCAAACGCACCAGGATTACGATTGCTACGTGATTAATAATAATTATATAAGGAGCGCTTAGAATAGTCATGATCTGAATCTAAGCCGGATATCAAGGCGCATGGATTAACAAACTGCAAGCTTGTAGCCACTTGTGGATAGAATCAGAGTAAAGTCAATGCAATGCAGCTAGCCAGCTACTACCTGTGCTGGTTTACTAGCTCCCCTCACGATTTAGATCATATTTTGTCCATCATTTTACTTATACTCTCTTACTAGTTCCACTCATAATTTATATTCATATCAGATCTTAACTAATATTCTTTtcatcccaaaataaatgtcttaaattTGGTACAACTTTATAGACGCTTATTTGAAATGGAGAGATACTATATAAGTTATATGTGACACAAATAATATCAATATGATTTTTGTTGACATGCATTAATATCTCATTAGTTAAATATGTGACCAAATTTTGACCCAGTGAGGACTAATAAACCATAATGAAGGTGGCACTTTGGATGCTTGTAAATTATCTCGAAGACGACGCGACAACTACCGCTAGGTGCTTCCATTGAGAAAAAAGACTTAAGGATGATGACCTTTCGATTATTCTTTTAAGAAGAAACTTTTGATCTATTCATTAAACAACCTTACAGTACAAAGAATGCTAAAAGCAACATAAATTACACAATGATAAAATACAAAAGAGTAATTTTTTCATGGCATGTCCTCTGCTGTATCGTTTTTATGTTGTTTACCCAACTAGAATGGTGCTACCGCTTCATTAGATTGAGCACCCTATATTTAAAACTAGCAACATTAGCCTTTCGGTTACATTTATCCTTCTAAAATTTATAAAAATGCACTTTGCAGATTGAAACTATGGATCGTATTTTGTTGTTGACAAAACCAATCGAAAACAAACCTATCACTAACAAGACTGTTCAACcgtacccccccccccaccccaccccacatgAAACCACCATGGTTTTAAATTTATTCATTTCTTTTACCACATCATGCTCATGTGGATAGAAACAGTTGAGTCGACATAGGTAAtcacataaaataaaaaaagtcaTATATAATATAAAATGAAAGAAATTTCAACAAATAAATAACTCAAATTTTGTAGAAAATaattgaatgtaatctgcaaagttCTGAGAacacatttaaataaaatacaagtcACTCAAAATCATTTAAACAGATTAAGGTTTTGGAAAAAGTGGATTTTTTGAGGCAAAAAAACAAGTAACTCAACTAGATAAATACATTTGAAATATAAAGGCCATGTGAAAtactccctctataaactaaTAACAAGTAGtagttatatatattttttgatatGGGCATTAGGGGTGAAATTGTCTCTGGTGAGAGGGTTCCCATATCTGATGGTGATACAAAAGTGACGACGCAGAATAAGGGGTGCTATCTTTCAAATGGAGTTGCTCGGACCAGGGAAGCTGCAAACACCAAGTTTACATGTGCAATCAAAGTGACAACAAATAAACTCGAGAGAAACTAGAGGAATATATATCAAATTCTCCTTTAAATGAAACTTTTATTGAAACAGAAACAACTGCACTAGTTAATAAAGATTGCAAAACCTAAGAACACACTTGGACGCAATCGAAGTCAAGTCGATGTAGCAATTTATCTCAAAAGTAAACACACTAACAATGTGGTATGCTATGTGTGGCATTGCTTCTTGTGAACTAGGCAGGTTTTGGGCCCCAAGTACAAgagtttgtagcaagcaacaatttCATTCAAGTGACCTCAAAGTTTATCGAACCAACGGGAGATCAGTAACACAAACCAATGATCAGCACCTGCACGCACAAATATAAAATTATCCTCGGGTCCCAATAGGACTAGTGAGATTATCAATTTCATTAACTTGTTAGTCACAAGGATTTAAAACAGCAACAGTAATAGAAAAAGCCTTGGATTTAGGGACTTTTACATTTGTGTTCCTAACTCGAACCCATTATTCAGATTTGCCTCTAATTTTGACGCAAGCTCGAATTTGCCCCTCTGTCGTTAGTTGCATGTGTAAAAATACCCTTTCGTGCCATTTCCATCGAGTCAAAGCCGTTTGACCCCTATCTGACTCTTTCTTTGAAATTTCCCCTTGTCTTTATGTGTTACTTACTGGCGGGACCGTTCTCACCCGCTCTCTCACGCTTACATGTGGGGTCAAattagaaaaagagaaaagagaaaagagaaagaaaagaactaTTAATATTTTCTGAATTATTTGTTAATTAGAGAGGCCCACAAGTCACACTAATTGGGTTAATTATTAACAACTTAATAAGCATAATATAACTACTTACATAAAACGCAGCGCTGGGAAGGCCCCCGCGTCGCTCCTCACGAGCGACACGGGCGTGACCCAAGTCACCAGCGACAACCGCTTCCCCGTCGTCTCccccccctcgccgccgccggaatGCACCACCGGGCAAAGCACGTGTGACAACGGCGGCGGGGGGCTTCCTCCTGGCTGCGGCTCTGGTGGCTGGCTCATGCAGCACCGGCGCGTGGTCGCCGCAATCTCGGCGTCG encodes:
- the LOC123447085 gene encoding cyclic phosphodiesterase-like, with the translated sequence MDPTDQSPEEVYSVWALPPEPVRDRFRGLMAGLRAAHGGPPFEPHATVVGAVRMRRPAAIQALRAAAAAAGVGPYTARVTSVARGDLFYQCVYLLLEPTPEVIQTSDHFCAHFGFQRSTPYMPHVSLLYGDLTDEEKEAARKKVEEMDSELCGLQFEISELALYRTDTEDRSLESWELVEVCHLGKK
- the LOC123401204 gene encoding protein RICE FLOWERING LOCUS T 1-like translates to MSAADPLVVAHVMQDVLDPFTSTVPLRIAYNNRLVLAGAELRPSAIVSKPRVDIGGSDMRVLHTLILVDPDAPSPSHPSLREYLHWMVSDIPGTTGASFGRELVVYERPEPRSGIHRMVFVLFQQLGRGTVFAPDVRQNFSCRNFARQYHLNVVAASYFNCQREGGSGGRSI